Proteins co-encoded in one Marinobacter qingdaonensis genomic window:
- a CDS encoding Hcp family type VI secretion system effector encodes MPTPCYISIEGQTQGNITAGAFTSDSVGNIYVEGHEDEVLVQEFSHVVTVPTDPQSGQPSGQRVHKPFKFTSALNKATPLMYNALASGEMLPKVELKWYRTSVEGKQEHFFSTILEDATIIDIQCTMPHCQDAASADYTQLVTTSLSYRKVTWEHAVAGTSGADDWRSPFEA; translated from the coding sequence ATGCCAACCCCTTGTTATATCAGTATCGAAGGCCAGACCCAGGGCAACATCACCGCCGGCGCCTTTACTTCCGATTCCGTCGGCAACATCTACGTTGAAGGCCACGAGGACGAGGTGCTGGTGCAGGAATTCAGCCACGTGGTGACCGTGCCCACCGACCCCCAGTCCGGTCAGCCGTCGGGCCAGCGCGTGCACAAGCCGTTCAAGTTCACCTCGGCCCTGAACAAGGCCACGCCGTTGATGTACAACGCCCTGGCCTCCGGTGAGATGCTGCCGAAGGTGGAGCTCAAGTGGTACCGCACCTCCGTCGAGGGCAAGCAGGAGCACTTCTTCTCCACCATCCTCGAGGATGCCACCATCATCGACATCCAGTGCACCATGCCGCACTGCCAGGACGCCGCCAGCGCGGACTACACCCAGCTGGTCACCACCTCTCTGTCCTACCGCAAGGTCACCTGGGAGCACGCCGTGGCCGGGACCTCCGGTGCCGACGACTGGCGCTCACCGTTCGAGGCCTGA
- a CDS encoding ABC transporter permease, with amino-acid sequence MTSLTTTNSGSESPRWLNALAERFSAAELARQGKQLLLPMLGILLFLGFWHLAAPQVNTSLGSFPGPVQVWEQGGQLWQEHTAQRERADKFITMQEERNDRILAKNPDAEVKIRPYSGAPTFLDQIGTSLVTVLAGFLLATAIAVPLGIVFGLNRHFQAAVNPLIQIFKPVSPLAWLPLVTMVVSATYVSDDPMFEKSFLTSMITVTLCSLWPTLINTSVGVAAVNPDLLNVSRVLQLSFWTHVRKVVLPSSVPMIFTGLRVSLGIAWMVLIAAEMLAQSPGLGKFVWDEFQNGSSQSLSRIMVAVLAIGFIGFLLDRLMLLIQKKVAWNE; translated from the coding sequence ATGACTAGCCTCACCACCACCAACTCCGGCTCCGAGTCGCCCCGCTGGCTGAACGCCCTGGCGGAGCGGTTCAGCGCCGCTGAACTGGCCCGGCAGGGCAAGCAACTGCTGCTGCCCATGCTCGGCATCCTGCTGTTCCTGGGCTTCTGGCACCTGGCCGCGCCCCAGGTCAACACCTCCCTGGGCAGTTTCCCCGGCCCGGTCCAGGTCTGGGAACAGGGCGGCCAGCTCTGGCAGGAGCATACCGCTCAGAGAGAAAGAGCGGACAAGTTCATCACCATGCAGGAGGAGCGCAACGACCGCATCCTGGCCAAGAACCCGGACGCCGAGGTGAAGATTCGCCCGTACTCGGGCGCGCCCACCTTCCTGGACCAGATTGGCACCAGCCTGGTTACCGTGCTGGCCGGCTTCCTGCTGGCCACGGCCATCGCCGTGCCCCTGGGCATCGTGTTCGGCCTCAACCGGCACTTCCAGGCCGCGGTCAATCCGCTGATCCAGATCTTCAAGCCGGTGTCGCCCCTGGCCTGGCTGCCGCTGGTGACCATGGTGGTGTCCGCCACCTACGTCAGCGACGATCCGATGTTCGAGAAGTCGTTCCTGACCTCGATGATCACCGTCACCCTGTGCAGCCTCTGGCCCACCCTGATCAACACCAGCGTCGGCGTGGCCGCGGTCAACCCGGACCTGCTGAACGTGTCCCGGGTGCTGCAGCTGTCGTTCTGGACCCACGTGCGCAAGGTGGTGCTGCCGTCGTCGGTGCCGATGATCTTTACCGGCCTGCGGGTGTCCCTGGGCATCGCCTGGATGGTACTGATCGCCGCCGAGATGCTGGCCCAGAGCCCGGGCCTGGGCAAGTTCGTCTGGGACGAGTTCCAGAACGGCAGCAGTCAGTCCCTCAGCCGCATCATGGTCGCGGTCCTGGCCATCGGCTTTATCGGCTTCCTGCTGGATCGGCTGATGCTGCTGATCCAGAAAAAAGTCGCCTGGAACGAATAA
- a CDS encoding ABC transporter ATP-binding protein, with protein sequence MTRSHLELTGVEMAFDTPKGAFVALDNVNLKIKKGEFVSLIGHSGCGKSTVLNIVAGLLQATKGGCVLDGHEVNSPGPERAVVFQHHALMPWLTVYENVELAVQQVFRKTMSKTERRDWIHHNLELVNMAHAASKRPGEISGGMAQRVGIARALAMKPSVLLMDEPFGALDALTRAHLQDSLMDIQQELNNTVIMITHDVDEAVLLSDRIIMMTNGPAATVGEDLRIELPRPRNRVTLADDPAYVHYRQEVLKFLYEKQRKLENIAPRRTARQAESDTDAEPAKAARA encoded by the coding sequence ATGACTAGATCCCATCTCGAACTGACCGGCGTGGAAATGGCCTTTGATACCCCCAAAGGTGCGTTCGTCGCCCTCGATAATGTCAACCTGAAGATCAAGAAGGGCGAGTTCGTCTCGCTGATCGGCCACTCCGGCTGTGGCAAGTCCACGGTGCTGAACATCGTCGCCGGCCTGCTGCAGGCCACCAAGGGCGGCTGCGTACTGGACGGCCACGAGGTGAATTCGCCCGGACCGGAGCGGGCCGTGGTGTTCCAGCACCACGCCCTGATGCCCTGGCTGACCGTGTACGAGAACGTGGAACTGGCGGTGCAGCAGGTGTTCCGCAAGACCATGTCGAAAACCGAACGCCGGGACTGGATCCACCACAATCTGGAACTGGTGAACATGGCGCACGCCGCCAGCAAGCGCCCCGGGGAGATCTCCGGCGGCATGGCCCAGCGGGTGGGCATTGCCCGGGCGCTGGCCATGAAACCAAGCGTGCTGCTGATGGATGAGCCGTTCGGCGCCCTGGACGCCCTGACCCGGGCCCACCTGCAGGACTCGCTGATGGACATTCAGCAGGAGCTGAACAACACGGTGATCATGATCACCCACGACGTGGACGAGGCGGTGCTGCTGTCCGACCGCATCATCATGATGACCAATGGCCCGGCCGCGACCGTGGGCGAGGATCTGCGCATCGAACTGCCACGGCCCCGGAACCGGGTGACCCTGGCGGACGACCCGGCCTACGTGCACTACCGGCAGGAGGTTCTGAAATTCCTGTACGAGAAGCAGCGCAAGCTGGAGAACATTGCGCCGCGCCGGACCGCCCGCCAGGCCGAGTCCGACACCGACGCCGAACCCGCGAAGGCGGCCCGGGCCTGA
- a CDS encoding molybdopterin-dependent oxidoreductase, whose translation MDSRTQPPTSVRTTCPYCGVGCGVSASADGVSPDPAHPANQGRLCVKGSALQETLVPSGRLLRPRVNGQDQDWPEALAAASGAIRQAIAEHGPGSVAFYLSGQLLTEDYYVANKLAKGFIGTPHVDTNSRLCMSSAVAAHKRAFGEDVVPGCYEDVELADLLVLAGSNAAWAHPVLYQRMKAAGRTGRRVVVIDPRRTATAELADLHLKLKPGTDSVLFNGLLVWLSDQDAVDRAYLANHCQGFEQALAAARQSAPDLAAVARHCDLPVDEVATFYRWFADTARTVTGFSQGINQSVAGTDKCNAIINCHLATGRVGQPGAGPFSLTGQPNAMGGREVGGLANTLAAHMDYDTPGARVRLAEFWGADRIPTGPGLKAVDLFDAVHRGEIKVLWIMGTNPAVSLPQAARVQDALARCPTVIVSDCVAETDTTVHANILLPAAGWGEKDGTVTNSERCISRQRSFLPLPGEVKPDWWILSAVARELGYGKAFGYQGPADIFREHAALSGVAARASGGHQRFDISALSALSNARYQQLEPVQWPVFQGPTGRLDGTRRLFSDGRFATADGRGRLIPVHTTAPGQQPTAAQPLVVNAGRIRDQWHTMTRTALAPRLLSHRPEPFIEVHPDDACALNLAEGDLGRLTGASGEAFVGRVRVTGDQRPGEVFVPIHWNDRYASRGKATALMQPVTDPVSGQPEGKHGVASLVPVACRWQARLLRRPGTDWQPDKASPGGYWSRQPLSHSDSWWLAGQQPVDWAREADAWLGGAPQVLMDDPASGRFRAARIRDGRLLAVLLVEPVASELPDLAWLDQCFGAERLSKEQRHCLLAARAVDTEDVGALVCSCFQVGEHQIASAIRAGHTSVEALGRSLKCGSNCGSCIPELRGLLAQHAVSAAEVAS comes from the coding sequence GTGGACAGCAGAACCCAGCCGCCTACCAGTGTACGGACCACCTGCCCCTACTGCGGAGTGGGCTGTGGCGTCTCGGCCAGCGCCGACGGCGTCAGCCCCGACCCTGCCCATCCGGCGAACCAGGGCCGGTTGTGCGTCAAGGGCTCCGCGCTCCAGGAAACCCTGGTGCCGAGTGGCCGCCTGTTACGCCCCCGGGTCAATGGCCAGGACCAGGACTGGCCCGAGGCCCTGGCGGCTGCGTCCGGCGCCATTCGCCAGGCCATCGCAGAGCACGGCCCCGGTTCGGTGGCCTTCTACCTGTCCGGGCAGTTGTTGACCGAGGATTATTACGTCGCCAATAAGCTGGCCAAGGGCTTCATCGGCACGCCCCACGTCGACACCAATTCCCGGCTGTGCATGTCTTCGGCGGTGGCGGCGCACAAGCGGGCCTTTGGCGAGGATGTGGTGCCCGGCTGCTACGAGGATGTGGAACTGGCCGACCTGCTGGTACTGGCCGGCAGCAACGCCGCCTGGGCCCATCCGGTGCTGTACCAGCGTATGAAAGCGGCCGGCCGGACCGGCCGGCGGGTGGTGGTCATTGATCCGCGGCGGACGGCGACCGCGGAGCTGGCGGATCTGCACCTGAAGCTGAAACCCGGCACGGACAGTGTCCTGTTCAACGGTTTGCTGGTCTGGCTGTCGGACCAGGACGCGGTGGACCGGGCCTACCTGGCCAATCACTGTCAGGGCTTCGAACAGGCCCTAGCGGCCGCGCGTCAGAGCGCACCGGACCTGGCGGCGGTGGCCCGGCACTGTGATCTGCCGGTCGACGAGGTCGCCACCTTCTACCGCTGGTTTGCCGACACCGCGCGCACGGTGACCGGGTTTTCCCAGGGCATCAACCAGTCGGTGGCCGGTACCGACAAGTGCAACGCCATCATCAACTGTCACCTGGCCACCGGCCGGGTCGGTCAGCCCGGGGCCGGGCCCTTTTCCCTGACCGGGCAACCCAATGCCATGGGCGGTCGCGAGGTCGGTGGACTGGCCAACACCCTGGCCGCCCACATGGATTACGACACCCCGGGCGCCCGCGTCCGGCTGGCCGAGTTCTGGGGCGCGGACCGGATCCCGACCGGGCCGGGCCTGAAAGCGGTGGATCTGTTCGACGCCGTGCACCGGGGCGAGATCAAGGTGCTCTGGATCATGGGCACCAATCCGGCCGTCAGCCTGCCCCAGGCCGCCCGGGTGCAGGACGCCCTGGCCCGGTGCCCGACGGTGATCGTGTCCGACTGCGTGGCGGAGACCGACACCACCGTGCACGCCAACATCCTGCTGCCGGCCGCGGGCTGGGGCGAAAAGGATGGCACGGTCACCAATTCCGAACGCTGCATCTCCCGGCAGCGGTCGTTCCTGCCCCTGCCCGGTGAGGTCAAGCCGGACTGGTGGATTCTCAGCGCCGTGGCCCGGGAGCTGGGGTACGGCAAGGCCTTCGGCTACCAGGGGCCGGCCGACATCTTCCGCGAACATGCGGCGCTCTCGGGGGTGGCGGCGCGCGCCAGTGGCGGTCATCAGCGCTTTGACATCAGCGCCCTGAGCGCGCTGTCGAATGCCCGCTACCAGCAGCTGGAACCGGTGCAGTGGCCGGTGTTCCAGGGCCCGACCGGTCGCCTGGACGGTACCCGGCGGCTATTCAGCGACGGTCGTTTTGCCACCGCCGACGGTCGCGGGCGGCTGATTCCGGTGCACACCACCGCGCCCGGTCAGCAGCCCACGGCGGCTCAGCCCCTGGTGGTAAACGCTGGCCGCATCCGCGACCAGTGGCACACCATGACCCGCACCGCGCTGGCGCCCCGGTTGCTCAGTCACCGGCCCGAGCCCTTTATCGAGGTTCATCCCGACGACGCCTGCGCCCTGAACCTGGCGGAGGGTGACCTGGGCCGGCTCACCGGTGCCAGCGGCGAGGCCTTCGTCGGGCGGGTCCGGGTCACCGGGGACCAGCGTCCGGGGGAGGTGTTTGTGCCGATTCATTGGAACGACCGCTATGCGTCCCGGGGCAAGGCCACGGCGCTGATGCAGCCGGTGACCGATCCGGTGTCCGGGCAACCGGAGGGCAAGCACGGGGTGGCGAGCCTGGTCCCGGTGGCCTGTCGCTGGCAGGCCCGGTTGCTGCGGCGGCCGGGGACCGACTGGCAGCCGGACAAGGCCAGCCCCGGTGGCTACTGGAGTCGACAGCCCCTGAGTCACAGCGACAGTTGGTGGTTGGCGGGCCAGCAGCCGGTGGACTGGGCGCGGGAGGCGGATGCCTGGCTCGGCGGTGCCCCCCAGGTGCTGATGGACGACCCGGCCAGCGGCCGGTTCCGCGCCGCCCGCATCCGGGACGGCCGGCTGTTGGCGGTCCTGCTGGTGGAGCCGGTGGCGTCCGAACTGCCGGATCTGGCCTGGCTGGATCAGTGTTTTGGCGCCGAGCGCCTGAGTAAGGAGCAACGCCACTGCTTGCTGGCGGCGCGGGCGGTGGATACCGAGGACGTCGGCGCCCTGGTCTGCAGCTGCTTCCAGGTTGGCGAACACCAGATTGCCAGCGCCATTCGTGCCGGCCACACCAGTGTCGAAGCCCTCGGCCGTAGCCTGAAGTGCGGCAGCAATTGCGGTTCCTGCATTCCGGAGTTGCGCGGCCTGCTGGCCCAGCACGCGGTCAGCGCCGCCGAGGTGGCGTCCTGA
- a CDS encoding nitrate- and nitrite sensing domain-containing protein: protein MNTKRQQHTPAAPTAADYLIASRQCELMNLQYFLQMGKVVQSISNLVHGLQRERGASNLYLGSGGQKYADERGAMVGESDRLVSEFEQALAEVHEALTAHPVSSHLLNHIASALHGLEQLPALRARVDAQALSVAEATEAYSSLIHAFITVVFEAADTAVDPSIAGLLVAMVHLMNGKEFCGQERAVGSAGFSSGAFDSALSKRMMHLVEAQERCFEVFVSFADEDSRKLWHSLRAHDREAEIERLRQHGCSVGRYKTLDPELADRWFALMSERMDELKKVEDAVEGSFHTRCVERFAEARNSLAHQETLIATLDRQEPPAQPMLVLCDSGEDARAGESWDSAGVGQQFGRSIFDLVQEQTRRLQQMTDELQSAKEALEDRKTQEKAVLLLMDHRKISNDEAHRVLRKLAMDQGKKLTEVARALVSMADVLK, encoded by the coding sequence ATGAACACCAAACGCCAACAACACACGCCTGCCGCGCCCACCGCAGCGGACTACCTGATCGCCTCGCGCCAGTGCGAGTTGATGAACCTGCAGTACTTTCTGCAGATGGGCAAGGTGGTCCAGAGCATCAGCAACCTGGTGCATGGCCTGCAACGCGAGCGCGGCGCCTCGAACCTGTACCTGGGGTCCGGCGGCCAGAAATACGCAGACGAGCGCGGGGCCATGGTCGGGGAATCGGACCGCCTGGTCTCGGAGTTCGAGCAGGCGCTGGCGGAAGTGCACGAGGCCCTGACCGCCCATCCGGTCAGCAGTCACCTGCTCAACCACATCGCCAGTGCCCTGCACGGCCTGGAGCAACTGCCGGCCCTGCGTGCCCGTGTCGATGCCCAGGCCCTGTCCGTGGCGGAGGCGACCGAAGCGTACAGCAGCCTGATCCATGCCTTTATCACCGTGGTCTTCGAGGCCGCCGACACCGCCGTGGATCCGTCCATCGCCGGCCTGCTGGTGGCCATGGTGCACCTGATGAACGGCAAGGAATTCTGCGGCCAGGAACGGGCCGTGGGCTCGGCCGGATTCTCCAGCGGTGCCTTCGACAGCGCACTGTCAAAGCGCATGATGCACCTTGTTGAGGCACAGGAACGGTGCTTTGAGGTGTTTGTCAGTTTTGCCGACGAGGACAGCCGCAAACTCTGGCACAGCCTGCGCGCCCACGACCGGGAGGCGGAAATCGAACGCCTGCGCCAGCACGGTTGTTCGGTGGGGCGCTACAAGACCCTGGATCCGGAGCTGGCGGACCGCTGGTTTGCCCTGATGTCCGAGCGCATGGACGAACTGAAGAAGGTGGAAGACGCGGTCGAAGGCAGCTTCCACACCCGCTGTGTGGAACGGTTTGCCGAGGCCCGCAATTCCCTGGCGCACCAGGAAACCCTGATTGCCACCCTGGACCGCCAGGAGCCGCCGGCGCAACCGATGCTGGTGCTGTGCGATTCCGGCGAGGACGCCCGGGCGGGGGAGAGCTGGGACAGCGCCGGCGTCGGCCAGCAGTTTGGCCGGTCGATCTTTGACCTGGTGCAGGAACAGACCCGTCGCCTGCAGCAGATGACGGACGAATTGCAGAGTGCCAAGGAGGCGCTGGAAGATCGGAAAACCCAGGAGAAGGCGGTCCTACTGCTGATGGATCATCGCAAGATCAGCAACGACGAGGCCCACCGGGTACTGAGGAAACTGGCCATGGACCAGGGCAAGAAGCTGACCGAGGTCGCCCGGGCCCTGGTGTCCATGGCCGATGTGCTGAAGTGA
- a CDS encoding CmpA/NrtA family ABC transporter substrate-binding protein, translating to MTTSLTTVSGSLRHLAGLAAAVSLIASAPLAQAAIGEPEKPDLKLGFIKLTDMAPLAVAWEQGFFMDEGLFVELEAQANWKVLLDRVITGELDGAHMLAGQPLGATIGYGTQADIITAFSMDLNGNGITVSNQVWETMSQHIPQEDGKPVHPISASALKPVVEASRAEGERFRMGMVFPVSTHNYELRYWLAAGGLNPGFYAPQRGDTSGTLEADVHLSVTPPPQMPATMEAGTIQGYCVGEPWNQQAVFKGIGVPVITDYEIWPNNPEKVFGVTQSWAEENPNTHLHLLRALIRAAHWLDENNNANRAEAVEILARPSYVGADAEVIANSMTGTFEYEKGDVREVPDFNVFFRHHATYPYPSDAIWYLSQMRRWGQIPDAKPDDWYMETAARVYRGDIYAQAAQSLIDDGLMQAEDFPDFSQDNFARPYQGELIDGVAFTPRQPNAYIDSFEIGLKGDDTP from the coding sequence ATGACGACATCCCTGACCACCGTCTCCGGGTCACTCCGGCACCTGGCCGGCCTGGCCGCCGCGGTTTCCCTGATCGCCAGCGCACCCCTGGCCCAGGCCGCCATCGGCGAGCCGGAAAAGCCGGACCTGAAGCTGGGCTTCATCAAACTGACCGACATGGCGCCGCTGGCCGTTGCCTGGGAGCAGGGCTTCTTTATGGACGAAGGTCTGTTTGTCGAGCTGGAAGCCCAGGCCAACTGGAAGGTCCTGCTCGACCGGGTCATCACCGGTGAACTGGACGGCGCCCACATGCTGGCCGGTCAGCCCCTGGGCGCGACCATCGGCTACGGTACCCAGGCCGACATCATCACCGCCTTCAGCATGGACCTGAACGGCAACGGCATCACCGTCTCCAACCAGGTCTGGGAGACCATGAGCCAGCACATCCCCCAGGAAGACGGCAAGCCCGTGCACCCGATCAGTGCCAGTGCCCTGAAACCGGTGGTGGAAGCCTCCCGCGCCGAGGGCGAACGGTTCCGCATGGGCATGGTGTTCCCGGTGTCCACCCACAACTACGAGCTGCGCTACTGGCTGGCCGCCGGTGGCCTGAACCCGGGCTTCTACGCGCCCCAGCGTGGCGACACCAGCGGCACTCTTGAAGCGGACGTGCACCTCTCCGTGACGCCCCCGCCGCAGATGCCGGCCACCATGGAAGCCGGCACCATCCAGGGCTATTGCGTGGGTGAGCCGTGGAACCAGCAGGCGGTGTTCAAGGGCATCGGTGTGCCGGTGATCACCGACTACGAGATCTGGCCCAACAACCCGGAGAAAGTGTTCGGCGTAACCCAATCCTGGGCCGAGGAAAACCCCAACACCCACCTGCACCTGCTGCGGGCCCTGATTCGCGCCGCCCACTGGCTGGATGAGAACAACAACGCCAACCGCGCCGAAGCGGTGGAGATCCTGGCCCGGCCCAGCTACGTCGGCGCCGACGCCGAAGTCATCGCCAACTCCATGACCGGCACCTTCGAGTACGAGAAGGGCGACGTTCGCGAGGTACCGGACTTCAACGTGTTCTTCCGTCACCACGCCACCTATCCGTACCCGTCCGACGCCATCTGGTACCTGTCGCAGATGCGCCGTTGGGGCCAGATCCCGGATGCCAAACCGGACGACTGGTACATGGAAACGGCAGCCCGGGTCTACCGCGGTGACATCTACGCCCAGGCGGCCCAGTCCCTGATCGACGACGGCCTGATGCAGGCCGAGGACTTTCCCGACTTCAGTCAGGACAACTTTGCCCGGCCGTACCAGGGCGAGCTGATCGACGGCGTCGCCTTCACGCCGCGCCAGCCCAACGCCTACATCGACAGCTTTGAGATCGGCCTGAAAGGCGACGACACCCCGTAA